One window of Diabrotica undecimpunctata isolate CICGRU chromosome 8, icDiaUnde3, whole genome shotgun sequence genomic DNA carries:
- the LOC140448701 gene encoding uncharacterized protein, protein MPCNRLEEIKRFLHFANNNDAIAAGNPGHDKLKTRPLLNKLRNQLLKVLKEEFLAIDEQIITTNSRSSIKQYNPHKPHKWGYKTFVVSGVSGFSYDYKIFVGSQTNVVPDGFPDLGVSSNVALRLTQTVPRLINHKIFFDNYFNNVPLQIYLTKQGMLPLGTVRINRVPNSNMPK, encoded by the coding sequence ATGCCATGCAATAGattggaagaaataaaacgttttttacaTTTTGCGAACAATAACGATGCTATTGCTGCCGGTAACCCCGGTCATGATAAACTTAAAACCCGACCGCTACTAAATAAACTAAGGAATCAGTTACTTAAAGTTTTGAAAGAAGAATTTTTAGCCATAGATGAGCAGATAATTACAACAAATTCGCGTTcatctataaaacaatataatccgCACAAACCCCACAAATGGGGATATAAGACGTTTGTTGTTAGTGGTGTCAGCGGATTTTCCTACGATTATAAAATCTTTGTAGGAAGCCAAACTAATGTTGTACCCGATGGTTTTCCTGATTTAGGGGTAAGTTCAAATGTAGCTCTTCGGCTAACACAAACAGTGCCAAGACTTATAAATCAcaaaatattctttgataattATTTCAACAACGTCCCATTGCAAATTTATCTAACGAAACAGGGTATGTTACCACTAGGAACAGTTAGAATAAACAGAGTGCCAAACAGTAATATGCCAAAATAG
- the LOC140448699 gene encoding uncharacterized protein, whose translation MNNLEHHQYPARIWNADETAFNYDPSHTKVVTGIREIAQRQTAGSGRNTTTIFACANVSGSILLPMILHKVKRLWDNMFGTDDYPETSYYVSENGWMTEQVFFLWLKNVFLKNCVERHALLIYDGHLSHISPN comes from the coding sequence ATGAATAATTTGGAACACCATCAATACCCTGCTAGGATATGGAATGCAGACGAAACGGCTTTTAATTATGACCCCAGCCATACTAAAGTTGTAACTGGAATCAGAGAAATAGCACAAAGGCAAACAGCAGGCTCAGGACGGAACACAACAACAATTTTTGCATGTGCTAATGTCAGTGGATCCATATTGCTACCAATGATACTCCACAAGGTCAAAAGGTTATGGGACAATATGTTCGGTACAGATGATTATCCAGAGACATCTTACTACGTATCCGAAAATGGTTGGATGACTGAACAAGTATTTTTTCTATGGTTGAAAaatgtgtttttgaaaaattgcgTTGAAAGGCATGCTCTTCTGATTTACGATGGTCATTTGTCGCACATTTCTCCGAACTAA